A single genomic interval of Streptomyces sp. 1222.5 harbors:
- a CDS encoding response regulator transcription factor, whose translation MPVTVLLVDDEPLVRAGLRAVLEAQPDIEVVGEAADGAAVIPLVRQLRPDVVAMDVRMPLLDGIEATRAVLRTVPEPPKILVVTTFEDDEFVYEALRAGADGFLLKRARPAEIVHAVRLVAEGESLLFPASVRRLAARYGDDERPAEVALERARLTEREAEVLRLMARGLSNAEIAEQLVVGTETVKTHVSGVLAKLGARDRTQAVIAAYESGFVEPG comes from the coding sequence ATGCCGGTCACCGTACTCCTCGTCGACGACGAACCCCTGGTCCGCGCGGGTCTGCGGGCCGTTCTGGAGGCCCAGCCCGACATCGAGGTGGTCGGTGAGGCGGCCGACGGGGCCGCCGTCATCCCGCTGGTGCGTCAACTGCGGCCGGACGTCGTCGCGATGGACGTCCGCATGCCGCTGCTGGACGGCATCGAGGCCACCCGCGCGGTGCTGCGCACGGTGCCCGAGCCGCCGAAGATCCTGGTGGTGACCACCTTCGAGGACGACGAGTTCGTGTACGAGGCGCTGCGCGCCGGTGCCGACGGGTTTTTGCTGAAGCGGGCCCGGCCGGCCGAGATCGTGCACGCGGTACGACTCGTGGCGGAGGGCGAGTCGCTGCTGTTCCCCGCCTCCGTACGACGCCTCGCCGCCCGGTACGGCGACGATGAACGCCCGGCGGAGGTCGCGCTGGAGCGGGCCCGGCTCACGGAACGGGAGGCGGAGGTGCTGCGGCTCATGGCGCGGGGGCTGTCCAACGCGGAGATCGCCGAACAGCTGGTCGTGGGCACCGAGACGGTGAAGACGCATGTGAGCGGCGTGCTCGCCAAGCTGGGCGCGCGGGACCGCACCCAGGCGGTCATCGCCGCGTACGAGTCGGGATTCGTCGAGCCGGGCTGA
- a CDS encoding RNA polymerase sigma-70 factor: MTADLTDVFEAHRSLLMGVAYRMLGRVADAEDVVQDAWLRWSRADRTEVGEPRAYLVRVITRLAIDRLRRTKAHGEAYVGPWLPEPCVTEFGGTAPDTAERALLADTVSLAVLVVLESLSPLERAVFVLREAFGYPYAEIAALLDRGEAAVRQLAGRARRHVAERRPRYDVDPVQRRDLTERFLAAAGEGDLEGLLSLLATDVRLVGDSGGKAKAPLRTLHTADKVGRFLIAVSGTVPELSVRFLEVNGGPAVLILSGGKPDSLIQVDVADARVSTVYIVRNPDKLRHLADH, from the coding sequence GTGACAGCTGACCTCACCGACGTCTTCGAAGCGCACCGGTCCCTGCTCATGGGGGTTGCCTACCGCATGCTGGGACGGGTGGCCGACGCCGAGGACGTGGTCCAGGACGCCTGGCTGCGCTGGTCCCGTGCCGACCGCACCGAGGTCGGCGAACCGCGCGCCTACCTGGTGCGGGTCATCACCCGGCTGGCCATCGACCGGCTGCGCCGCACGAAGGCGCACGGCGAGGCGTACGTCGGCCCGTGGCTGCCGGAGCCCTGCGTCACCGAGTTCGGCGGCACCGCCCCCGACACCGCGGAGCGTGCCCTGCTCGCCGACACGGTCTCCCTCGCCGTCCTGGTCGTCCTGGAGTCGCTGTCCCCGCTGGAACGGGCCGTCTTCGTGCTCAGGGAGGCCTTCGGCTACCCGTACGCCGAGATCGCCGCCCTGCTCGACCGCGGCGAGGCGGCGGTACGGCAGCTCGCCGGGCGGGCCCGCCGGCACGTGGCCGAACGACGACCGCGCTACGACGTGGACCCGGTCCAGCGCCGTGACCTGACCGAACGCTTCCTCGCCGCGGCGGGTGAGGGCGACCTGGAGGGCCTGCTGTCCCTGCTCGCCACGGACGTCCGCCTCGTCGGCGACAGCGGCGGCAAGGCCAAGGCACCGCTGCGGACCCTGCACACCGCGGACAAGGTGGGCCGCTTCCTGATCGCCGTGTCGGGCACCGTACCCGAGCTGTCCGTGCGCTTCCTGGAGGTCAACGGCGGTCCCGCCGTGCTGATCCTGTCCGGCGGCAAGCCCGACAGCCTGATCCAGGTGGACGTCGCCGACGCCCGCGTCAGCACCGTGTACATCGTCCGCAACCCCGACAAGCTGCGGCACCTCGCCGACCACTGA
- a CDS encoding ATP-binding cassette domain-containing protein, whose protein sequence is MLSIDVRDLTKEYAGRRAVDGLTFSVRPGSVTGFLGPNGAGKSTTMRLVLGLDRPTSGTAVIGGRAYTELRDPLRRVGALLDARAAHGSRTAHDHLRALAVSNRIPARRVDTVLEETGLAAVAGRRVKTYSLGMRQRLGIAAALLGDPEVILLDEPANGLDPEGIVWIRTLLRGLAAEGRTVLVASHLMGETAAFADHLLILGRGRLLADTPVREFIDARVRPHVRVRSTDPVVLGALLARHGHDASRGEDGSWTVRHARVDDIGRLMSEACVPVLELAAGEATLEEAYLDLTAAEAEFTAQPQEA, encoded by the coding sequence ATGTTGAGCATCGACGTACGAGACCTCACCAAGGAGTACGCCGGCCGCCGGGCCGTCGACGGGCTGACCTTCAGTGTGCGCCCCGGCAGTGTCACCGGCTTCCTCGGCCCCAACGGCGCTGGCAAGTCCACCACCATGCGACTCGTCCTCGGCCTCGACCGGCCCACCTCCGGTACGGCCGTGATCGGCGGCCGCGCCTACACCGAACTGCGGGATCCGCTGCGCCGGGTGGGCGCCCTGCTCGACGCGCGTGCCGCACACGGCTCCCGCACGGCACACGACCATCTGCGGGCTCTGGCCGTCAGCAACCGCATCCCGGCCCGGCGGGTCGACACGGTGCTGGAGGAGACCGGACTCGCCGCGGTCGCGGGACGCCGGGTGAAGACGTACTCCCTCGGCATGCGCCAGCGGCTCGGCATCGCCGCAGCCCTGCTCGGCGACCCCGAGGTGATCCTGCTCGACGAGCCCGCGAACGGCCTCGACCCCGAAGGCATCGTGTGGATCCGCACGTTGCTGCGCGGGCTCGCCGCAGAGGGCCGTACGGTCCTGGTCGCCAGCCACCTCATGGGCGAGACCGCCGCGTTCGCCGACCACCTGCTGATCCTCGGCCGGGGCCGCCTGCTCGCCGACACACCGGTGCGGGAGTTCATCGACGCACGCGTGCGGCCCCACGTCCGCGTCCGCAGCACCGATCCCGTAGTCCTCGGCGCCCTGCTCGCCCGGCACGGGCACGACGCCTCACGCGGCGAGGACGGCAGTTGGACGGTCCGGCACGCGCGCGTGGACGACATCGGCCGGCTGATGTCCGAGGCGTGTGTCCCTGTCCTCGAACTCGCCGCAGGCGAGGCCACCTTGGAGGAGGCCTACCTCGACCTGACCGCCGCCGAGGCCGAGTTCACCGCACAGCCCCAGGAGGCCTGA
- a CDS encoding SGNH/GDSL hydrolase family protein, with amino-acid sequence MQTNPTPPTHTSLVALGDSFTEGMSDLLPDGSYRGWADLLATRIAARSPGFRYANLAVRGKLIRQIVDEQVEVAAAMKPDVITLVGGLNDTLRPKCDMVQVRDLLTEAVERLAPSCEQLVLMRSPGRQGPVLERFRPRMEELFACVDELAAKHGALVVDLYGAPSLADPRLWDVDRLHLTAEGHRRVAEAVWQTLGYEPEDSDWRVPMPATLPPGWMARRVADARFARQHLLPWIGRRLTGRSSGDGRPAKRPELLPYEDLA; translated from the coding sequence ATGCAGACGAATCCCACACCTCCCACGCACACCAGCCTGGTCGCACTCGGCGACTCCTTCACCGAGGGCATGTCGGACCTGCTGCCCGACGGCTCCTACCGCGGCTGGGCCGATCTGCTCGCCACGCGGATAGCGGCCCGCAGCCCCGGTTTCCGGTACGCCAACCTCGCCGTGCGCGGGAAGCTGATCCGGCAGATCGTCGACGAGCAGGTCGAGGTGGCCGCGGCCATGAAGCCCGACGTCATCACCCTGGTCGGCGGCCTCAACGACACCCTGCGGCCCAAGTGCGACATGGTCCAGGTCCGGGACCTGCTCACCGAGGCCGTGGAGCGCCTCGCGCCGTCCTGCGAGCAACTGGTGCTGATGCGCAGCCCCGGCCGGCAGGGCCCGGTGCTGGAGCGGTTCCGGCCGCGCATGGAGGAGCTGTTCGCGTGCGTGGACGAACTGGCCGCCAAGCACGGCGCCCTGGTGGTCGACCTGTACGGGGCGCCCTCGCTGGCGGACCCGCGGCTGTGGGACGTGGACCGGCTGCACCTGACCGCCGAGGGTCACCGCCGGGTCGCCGAGGCGGTCTGGCAGACGCTCGGCTACGAGCCCGAGGATTCCGACTGGCGGGTGCCGATGCCGGCCACCCTGCCGCCGGGCTGGATGGCCCGGCGGGTCGCGGACGCGCGGTTCGCCCGACAGCACCTGCTCCCGTGGATAGGGCGGCGCCTGACCGGCCGCTCCTCGGGGGACGGCCGCCCGGCGAAGCGGCCGGAGCTGCTGCCGTACGAGGACCTGGCGTAG
- a CDS encoding sensor histidine kinase, giving the protein MVRCLRPLLRGTTYTRLLHLWVPMLMESVWLFIDMSKPWVPALVLLPVGLVPAVRVGEGVQARLLLTPGKEEPGISETPSASWRDRGRTVLWLELRMLLAVPTAFASVWLPVFSYELGRLAGGHTDPHSPLLDEVRPHWAYGLLVPLPLIVLYGLVVGLGALATAGARRLLGPSAAERLAALEQRTEQLLERTRIARELHDSIGHALTVAVVQAGAARAAGDPGFTDRALAAIEETGRAALEDLERVLGVLREADRPVSARPTLADAGRLLDSARTSGAKVDAEVTGPVAALPGPVSREGYRILQEALTNVLRHAGAVPVRVRVRVTGDRLDLEVRNPLPAPVPGPGRGSGLRGIRERAALLGGTARTGPDEGDWQVRAELPLS; this is encoded by the coding sequence ATGGTCCGCTGCCTGCGCCCGCTTCTGCGGGGGACGACGTACACCCGGCTGCTGCATCTGTGGGTGCCCATGCTGATGGAGAGCGTGTGGCTGTTCATCGACATGTCGAAGCCGTGGGTGCCCGCGCTCGTCCTCCTGCCGGTCGGCCTGGTACCCGCCGTGCGCGTGGGCGAGGGCGTCCAGGCCCGGCTGCTGCTGACGCCCGGCAAGGAGGAGCCGGGCATCTCGGAGACGCCGTCGGCGAGTTGGCGGGACCGGGGGCGCACGGTGCTCTGGCTCGAGCTGCGGATGCTCCTCGCCGTTCCGACGGCGTTCGCTTCGGTGTGGCTGCCCGTCTTCTCCTACGAGCTGGGCCGGCTCGCGGGCGGGCACACCGACCCCCACTCCCCGCTGCTGGACGAGGTCCGCCCGCACTGGGCCTACGGACTCCTCGTCCCGCTCCCCCTGATCGTCCTGTACGGCCTGGTGGTGGGCCTCGGCGCGCTGGCCACCGCCGGGGCCCGCCGGCTGCTCGGTCCGTCCGCCGCCGAGCGGCTGGCCGCCCTGGAGCAGCGCACCGAGCAGCTGCTCGAACGCACTCGCATCGCACGGGAGTTGCACGACTCGATCGGGCACGCTCTGACGGTCGCGGTGGTGCAGGCGGGCGCGGCACGGGCGGCCGGCGACCCCGGTTTCACCGACCGTGCGCTGGCCGCCATCGAGGAGACCGGCCGGGCCGCCCTGGAGGACCTGGAGCGGGTGCTGGGCGTGCTGCGCGAGGCCGACCGGCCGGTGAGCGCCCGACCCACCCTGGCCGACGCGGGCCGGCTGCTGGATTCGGCCAGGACCTCCGGTGCGAAGGTCGACGCCGAGGTGACCGGTCCGGTCGCCGCCCTGCCCGGGCCGGTGTCCCGGGAGGGCTACCGCATCCTCCAGGAGGCGCTCACCAACGTGCTGCGGCACGCGGGAGCCGTCCCGGTACGGGTCCGCGTCCGGGTCACCGGCGACCGGCTGGACCTGGAGGTCCGCAATCCGCTGCCGGCTCCGGTGCCCGGCCCCGGCCGGGGCAGCGGTCTGCGCGGCATACGCGAGCGGGCCGCGCTGCTCGGCGGCACCGCCCGCACCGGCCCCGACGAGGGCGACTGGCAGGTGCGCGCGGAGCTGCCGCTGAGTTGA
- the mug gene encoding G/U mismatch-specific DNA glycosylase — protein MEAARDRLVPDVVADGLHVLFCGINPGLMTAATGHHFARPGNRFWPVLHLSGFTPRLLRPAEQGELLSYGLGITNVVARATARADELTAEEYVAGGRLLTAKVTELRPRWLAVVGVTAYRSAFGDRTARVGPQERAIGDSRVWVLPNPSGLNAHWTAATMAEEFARLRQAAFAPQDPD, from the coding sequence CTGGAGGCCGCCCGCGACCGTCTCGTACCGGACGTCGTCGCGGACGGCCTCCACGTCCTGTTCTGTGGGATCAATCCGGGGCTGATGACAGCGGCGACGGGCCACCACTTCGCCCGCCCCGGCAACCGGTTCTGGCCCGTGCTGCACCTGTCCGGGTTCACCCCGCGGCTGCTGAGGCCGGCCGAGCAGGGCGAGCTGCTGTCGTACGGTCTCGGCATCACGAACGTGGTGGCGCGGGCCACCGCGCGGGCGGACGAGCTGACCGCCGAGGAGTACGTGGCGGGCGGCCGGCTGCTGACCGCGAAGGTGACGGAGCTGCGGCCGAGGTGGCTGGCGGTCGTGGGCGTGACCGCGTACCGGTCCGCGTTCGGCGACCGCACCGCGCGGGTGGGCCCGCAGGAGCGGGCCATCGGGGACAGCAGGGTGTGGGTGCTGCCCAATCCGAGCGGACTGAACGCGCACTGGACGGCGGCCACGATGGCCGAGGAGTTCGCCCGTCTGCGACAGGCCGCGTTCGCCCCGCAGGATCCCGACTGA
- a CDS encoding ABC transporter permease yields MSFVPVFHSEWIKIRTLRSLWCALAGILLATAAFSALASADADTGDADPLFAVFFGISFGQIAAIAFGTTAVSSEFRGGALGLTLAAVPDRRRWFAAKATAIALPVLAVGLLTGLVTLVLGKAVLGSAGPGWTEGLRGAVGCGLQLTLMALFAAGLAAVLRSGVATLSVLIPFLLIVSFVVGDLSGGVADLLPDRAGQVVLHSTWDGTLGPWTGLAVTALWTAAALLAGGWCLRSRDV; encoded by the coding sequence ATGTCGTTCGTCCCCGTGTTCCACTCCGAGTGGATCAAGATCCGTACCCTGCGTTCACTGTGGTGCGCACTCGCCGGAATCCTCCTGGCCACCGCCGCGTTCTCGGCGCTCGCCTCCGCCGACGCCGACACGGGCGACGCCGACCCGCTGTTCGCGGTGTTCTTCGGCATCAGCTTCGGGCAGATCGCCGCGATCGCCTTCGGTACGACGGCCGTCTCGTCCGAGTTCCGGGGCGGCGCGCTGGGACTGACACTGGCGGCGGTGCCCGACCGGCGGCGCTGGTTCGCCGCGAAGGCGACGGCGATCGCCCTGCCCGTGCTGGCGGTCGGCCTGCTCACCGGCCTGGTGACGCTCGTGCTCGGCAAGGCGGTGCTCGGGAGCGCCGGGCCCGGCTGGACCGAGGGGCTGCGCGGCGCGGTCGGCTGCGGACTCCAGCTCACGCTCATGGCGCTGTTCGCCGCCGGTCTCGCGGCCGTGCTGCGCAGCGGGGTCGCGACGCTCTCGGTGCTGATCCCGTTCCTGCTGATCGTGTCCTTCGTCGTCGGGGACCTGTCCGGCGGGGTCGCCGACCTCCTGCCCGACCGGGCCGGCCAGGTCGTCCTGCACAGCACCTGGGACGGCACCCTCGGCCCGTGGACCGGCCTCGCGGTGACCGCACTGTGGACGGCCGCGGCCCTGCTCGCGGGTGGCTGGTGCCTGAGGAGCCGGGACGTGTGA
- a CDS encoding alpha/beta fold hydrolase — protein sequence MSATVSFQVPTAHGPKDVTVSYARVGHGAPLVLLHGIGHHRQAWDPVVDILATERDVITVDLPGFGASPALPGDLAYDLPTTNTVLGALFEALELDRPHIAGNSLGGLLALELGREKRVRSVTALSPAGFWTEAERRYAFAVLLAMRGIAQRLPLPLVERLSRSAAGRTALTSTIYSRPARRAPEAVVAETLALVGATGFDATLRAGTAVRFTDDLPGLPVTVAWGTQDRLLLRRQGIRAKQMIPHARLVRLPGCGHCPMNDDPALVARVILDGSR from the coding sequence ATGTCCGCCACCGTCTCCTTCCAGGTCCCGACCGCGCACGGCCCGAAGGACGTGACCGTGTCCTACGCGCGCGTGGGACACGGGGCACCCCTGGTCCTGCTGCACGGGATCGGCCATCACCGGCAGGCCTGGGACCCGGTCGTGGACATCCTCGCCACCGAGCGTGACGTGATCACCGTCGACCTCCCGGGTTTCGGCGCCTCCCCTGCCCTGCCGGGCGACCTCGCCTACGACCTGCCCACGACCAACACCGTGCTCGGCGCCCTGTTCGAGGCCCTGGAACTGGACCGCCCGCACATCGCCGGCAACTCGCTGGGCGGTCTGCTCGCCCTGGAACTGGGCCGCGAGAAGCGCGTACGGTCCGTCACGGCGCTGTCCCCCGCCGGGTTCTGGACGGAGGCCGAGCGCCGGTACGCCTTCGCGGTGCTGCTGGCGATGCGGGGCATCGCCCAGCGGCTGCCGCTGCCGCTGGTGGAGCGGCTGAGCCGCAGCGCGGCCGGCCGTACGGCGCTGACGAGCACCATCTACAGCCGGCCCGCGCGCCGGGCCCCGGAGGCCGTGGTCGCCGAGACGCTCGCCCTCGTGGGGGCGACCGGCTTCGACGCCACCCTGCGCGCGGGCACGGCCGTCCGGTTCACCGACGACCTGCCGGGCCTGCCGGTCACCGTGGCCTGGGGCACCCAGGACCGGCTGCTCCTGCGCCGCCAGGGCATACGCGCCAAGCAGATGATCCCGCACGCCCGCCTGGTGCGGCTGCCCGGCTGCGGTCACTGCCCGATGAACGACGACCCGGCCCTGGTCGCCCGGGTCATCCTCGACGGCAGTCGCTGA
- the purB gene encoding adenylosuccinate lyase, protein MTSAPAKPRIPNVLAGRYASAELATLWSPEQKVKLERQLWLAVLRAQKDLGIEVPDAAIADYERVLDTVDLASIAEREKVTRHDVKARIEEFNDLAGHEHVHKGMTSRDLTENVEQLQIRLSLELMRDRTVAVLARLGKLAGEYAELVMAGRSHNVAAQATTLGKRFATAADELLVAYGRVEELLGRYPLRGIKGPVGTAQDMLDLLGGDAAKLADLEDRIAGHLGFSQAFTSVGQVYPRSLDYEVVTALVQLAAAPSSLAKTIRLMAGHELVTEGFKPGQVGSSAMPHKMNTRSCERVNGLMVILRGYASMTGELAGDQWNEGDVSCSVVRRVALPDAFFALDGLLETFLTVLDEFGAFPAVVARELDRYLPFLATTKVLMGAVRAGVGREVAHEAIKENAVASALAMREQGAERNELLDKLAADERLPLDREQLAALMADKLSFTGAAADQVGVVVGRIEELAKQHPEAAGYTPGAIL, encoded by the coding sequence GTGACTTCTGCGCCCGCCAAGCCCCGCATCCCGAACGTCCTCGCCGGACGTTACGCCTCCGCCGAGCTCGCCACGCTCTGGTCGCCCGAGCAGAAGGTGAAGCTGGAGCGCCAGCTCTGGCTCGCCGTGCTGCGGGCCCAGAAGGACCTCGGCATCGAGGTGCCGGACGCGGCGATCGCCGACTACGAGCGGGTCCTCGACACCGTCGACCTCGCCTCGATCGCCGAGCGCGAGAAGGTCACCCGGCACGACGTGAAGGCGCGGATCGAGGAGTTCAACGACCTCGCCGGGCACGAGCACGTGCACAAGGGCATGACCTCCCGCGACCTCACCGAGAACGTCGAGCAGCTGCAGATCCGGCTCTCCCTCGAGCTGATGCGCGACCGCACGGTGGCCGTGCTGGCGCGGCTGGGCAAGCTCGCGGGCGAGTACGCGGAGCTGGTCATGGCCGGCCGCTCGCACAACGTCGCCGCGCAGGCCACGACCCTCGGCAAGCGTTTCGCGACGGCCGCCGACGAGCTGCTCGTGGCGTACGGCCGCGTCGAGGAGCTGCTGGGCCGCTACCCGCTGCGGGGCATCAAGGGCCCGGTCGGCACCGCGCAGGACATGCTGGACCTGCTCGGTGGCGACGCGGCGAAGCTCGCCGACCTGGAGGACCGGATCGCGGGGCACCTCGGCTTCTCGCAGGCGTTCACCTCGGTCGGCCAGGTCTACCCGCGCTCGCTGGACTACGAGGTCGTCACCGCCCTGGTGCAGCTGGCGGCGGCGCCGTCCTCGCTGGCCAAGACGATCCGGCTGATGGCCGGGCACGAGCTGGTCACCGAGGGCTTCAAGCCCGGCCAGGTCGGTTCCTCGGCGATGCCGCACAAGATGAACACCCGCTCCTGCGAGCGCGTCAACGGCCTCATGGTGATCCTGCGCGGCTACGCCTCGATGACCGGTGAGCTGGCGGGCGACCAGTGGAACGAGGGCGACGTGTCCTGCTCGGTGGTGCGCCGGGTCGCGCTGCCGGACGCGTTCTTCGCGCTGGACGGCCTGCTGGAGACCTTCCTGACGGTCCTCGACGAGTTCGGCGCCTTCCCGGCCGTCGTCGCCCGCGAGCTGGACCGCTACCTGCCGTTCCTCGCCACCACCAAGGTGCTCATGGGTGCCGTGCGCGCGGGTGTGGGCCGCGAGGTCGCGCACGAGGCGATCAAGGAGAACGCCGTCGCCTCCGCGCTCGCGATGCGGGAGCAGGGCGCCGAGCGCAACGAGCTGCTCGACAAGCTCGCCGCCGACGAGCGGCTGCCGCTCGACCGGGAGCAGCTGGCGGCGCTGATGGCCGACAAGCTGTCCTTCACCGGTGCCGCGGCCGACCAGGTCGGCGTGGTCGTCGGCCGGATCGAAGAGCTCGCCAAGCAGCACCCGGAGGCCGCCGGCTACACCCCCGGGGCGATCCTCTGA
- a CDS encoding ROK family transcriptional regulator: MGQLTGGDPSLLRRINSAVVLHALRATDCATLTEVTRVTGLSRPTVEGVVEGLIEAGLVVETAADEGTTRRQGRPARRFRFRAEAGHLLGLEIGPHRVAALLSDLDGRVLGAQAKDVDESAPADERLDRLRGAVAELLRRAGVARGSLRAVGVGTPGIVEADGTVRLSTALPQWTGLKLGDRLSRSFKCPVLVENDANAAAVAEHWKGAATETDDVVFVLAGLSPGAGSLIGGRLHRGYGGAAGEIGALHLLGREATPETLLSTTDEPLHPLDEQAVAEVFALARDGDQRARAAVERFNHRLVHDVAALVLALDPELVVIGGWAAGLDGVLEPLRRELARYCLRPPQVTLSLLGEAAVATGALRLALDHVEAQLFAVEGAATTRR, translated from the coding sequence GTGGGGCAGCTGACCGGCGGCGATCCCTCGCTGCTGCGAAGGATCAATTCCGCGGTGGTGCTGCACGCGCTGCGGGCCACGGACTGCGCGACGCTCACCGAGGTCACCCGGGTCACCGGACTGTCCCGGCCGACCGTGGAGGGCGTGGTCGAAGGCCTCATCGAGGCGGGGCTCGTCGTGGAGACCGCGGCCGACGAGGGCACCACGCGACGCCAGGGCCGGCCGGCCCGACGGTTCCGGTTCCGGGCCGAGGCGGGCCATCTGCTGGGCCTGGAGATCGGGCCGCACCGCGTCGCCGCGCTGCTGTCCGACCTGGACGGGCGGGTGCTCGGCGCGCAGGCCAAGGACGTCGACGAGTCCGCCCCGGCGGACGAGCGACTCGACCGGCTGCGCGGCGCGGTCGCCGAGCTGCTGCGGCGGGCCGGGGTCGCTCGCGGTTCGCTGCGGGCGGTGGGCGTGGGCACCCCGGGCATCGTGGAGGCCGACGGAACGGTTCGGCTGAGCACGGCCCTGCCGCAGTGGACGGGCCTGAAGCTCGGGGACCGGCTCAGCCGCTCCTTCAAGTGCCCGGTGCTGGTGGAGAACGACGCCAACGCGGCGGCCGTCGCCGAGCACTGGAAGGGCGCGGCGACCGAGACCGACGACGTCGTGTTCGTGCTGGCCGGGCTCAGTCCCGGGGCGGGTTCGCTGATCGGCGGCCGGCTGCACCGTGGCTACGGAGGAGCGGCCGGGGAGATCGGCGCGCTGCACCTGCTGGGCCGGGAGGCCACGCCGGAGACTCTGCTGTCGACCACCGACGAGCCGCTGCACCCGTTGGACGAGCAGGCGGTCGCCGAGGTGTTCGCGCTGGCGCGGGACGGCGACCAGCGGGCGCGGGCGGCGGTCGAGCGGTTCAACCACCGGCTCGTGCACGACGTGGCCGCGCTGGTCCTGGCGCTCGATCCGGAGCTGGTCGTGATCGGCGGCTGGGCGGCCGGACTCGACGGTGTCCTGGAGCCGCTGCGCCGCGAACTGGCCCGCTACTGCCTGCGGCCGCCCCAGGTGACGCTCTCGCTGCTGGGCGAGGCCGCCGTGGCCACGGGCGCGCTCCGCCTCGCCCTGGACCACGTGGAGGCGCAGCTGTTCGCGGTGGAGGGCGCGGCGACGACCCGCCGCTGA
- a CDS encoding GntR family transcriptional regulator has protein sequence MGTTQLESVPEPKYWHLKTVLTEALDSEFSVGEILPNERDLAARFGVARATLRQALEQLELEGRLQRRRGVGTTVAPPRVGVAVGSEQHTWPGAAGDAWQPVDSAQETPPAAVAAGLETGPDDAVHTVRRSRTSHGQLVATELLYIPADSVPDLTAIDAPSGPARARAVLRELQRLELEGQDRAVELGSARADDARELDRLPGSPVLVVTTRFFAQGRTAALSVATYRADTCRLTFGDSAGVEIHHDPERQAS, from the coding sequence GTGGGGACCACGCAGCTGGAATCGGTGCCGGAACCGAAGTACTGGCATCTCAAGACCGTGCTCACCGAGGCACTCGACTCGGAGTTCTCGGTCGGTGAGATCCTGCCCAACGAGCGCGATCTCGCCGCCCGCTTCGGCGTGGCCCGCGCCACGCTCCGCCAGGCCCTCGAACAGCTCGAGCTGGAAGGCCGCCTGCAGCGCCGGCGCGGCGTCGGCACGACCGTGGCCCCGCCGCGCGTGGGCGTCGCCGTCGGCAGCGAGCAGCACACCTGGCCGGGGGCCGCGGGAGACGCCTGGCAGCCCGTCGACAGCGCCCAGGAGACCCCGCCCGCCGCGGTCGCCGCCGGCCTGGAGACCGGACCGGACGACGCCGTGCACACCGTGCGCCGCTCCCGGACGTCCCACGGCCAGCTGGTCGCCACCGAGCTGCTGTACATCCCGGCGGACTCGGTGCCCGACCTCACCGCGATCGACGCCCCGTCCGGCCCGGCACGCGCGCGTGCGGTGCTGCGCGAGCTCCAGCGGCTCGAACTGGAGGGGCAGGACCGCGCAGTCGAGCTGGGGTCCGCCCGTGCGGACGACGCCAGGGAACTCGACCGGCTGCCCGGCTCGCCCGTCCTCGTCGTCACCACCCGCTTCTTCGCGCAGGGCCGCACCGCGGCGCTGTCCGTGGCGACCTACCGTGCCGACACCTGCCGGCTCACCTTCGGCGACTCGGCCGGCGTCGAAATACACCACGATCCCGAGCGGCAGGCTTCCTGA